One genomic region from Mesorhizobium terrae encodes:
- a CDS encoding NADH:flavin oxidoreductase, with protein MASNDPLLQPYQLKHLTLKNRVMSTSHEPAYSEDGMPKERYRLYHAEKARGGMALTMTAGSAIVSRDSPAAFGNLHLYDDAIVPWLSELAEACHEHDCKVMIQITHLGRRTGWNKADWLPVLSASPVREPAHRAFPKAAEDWDIERIVKDYASAAQRCHAAGLDGIEFEAYGHLIDGFWSPATNHRDDEFGGSLDNRLRFTNMVLDAVRAAVGEKFVVGIRMVADEDFAAGLSKEEGVEIARRLAKSGKVDFLNIIRGSIETDAALTKVIPVTGMRSSPHLDFAGEVRAATKFPTFHAARIQDVATARHAIASGKLDMVGMTRAHIADPHIMRKVMEGREHEIRPCVGATYCLDRIYEGGEALCVHNAATGREATIPHVVGNSGGPEKHVVVVGAGPAGLEAARVAGERGYRVTMLEAASQAGGQIRLAAQNPRRKELIGIVDWRLSQLERLGVDIRYDAWAEKDDVLALEPDVVVVATGGIPQNPPLEAGDALVTSSWDILSGAVKPAENVLLYDDNGGHQGMGAAELIANAGSKLELVSPERFFAPEMGGLNHVPYMRVFHEKGVTVTINTRVRAIRREGNQLVAELRSDFAEGWKVQRFVDQVIVEHGTAPLDELYWALKPLSRNAGAVDYESLVGGGDIFPTRNPNGAFILYRIGDAVASRNIHAAIYDGIRFGLRV; from the coding sequence ATGGCCAGCAACGATCCGCTCCTCCAGCCCTACCAGCTCAAACATCTGACGCTGAAGAATCGGGTGATGTCGACCAGCCATGAGCCGGCCTATTCCGAGGACGGCATGCCGAAGGAGCGCTACCGGCTCTACCATGCCGAAAAGGCCAGGGGCGGCATGGCGCTGACCATGACCGCGGGCTCGGCCATCGTTTCCCGCGACAGTCCGGCCGCATTCGGCAATTTGCATCTTTACGACGATGCCATCGTGCCCTGGCTCTCGGAGCTCGCCGAGGCCTGCCACGAGCACGACTGCAAGGTGATGATCCAGATCACCCATCTCGGCCGCCGCACCGGCTGGAACAAGGCCGACTGGCTGCCGGTGCTGTCCGCTTCGCCGGTGCGCGAGCCGGCGCACCGCGCCTTTCCCAAGGCCGCCGAGGACTGGGACATCGAGCGTATCGTCAAGGATTACGCGTCGGCGGCGCAGCGCTGTCACGCGGCCGGCCTCGACGGCATCGAATTCGAGGCCTACGGCCATCTGATCGACGGTTTCTGGTCGCCGGCAACCAACCATCGCGACGACGAATTCGGCGGCTCGCTCGACAACAGGCTGCGCTTCACCAACATGGTGCTCGACGCCGTGCGCGCGGCTGTCGGCGAGAAATTCGTCGTCGGCATCCGCATGGTGGCGGATGAGGATTTTGCCGCCGGTCTGTCGAAAGAGGAGGGCGTGGAGATCGCGCGGCGGCTGGCGAAATCCGGCAAGGTAGATTTCCTCAATATCATTCGCGGCTCAATCGAGACAGACGCCGCGCTCACCAAGGTCATCCCGGTGACCGGCATGCGGTCCTCGCCGCATCTTGATTTCGCCGGCGAGGTGCGGGCGGCGACCAAGTTCCCGACCTTCCACGCCGCGCGCATCCAGGATGTCGCGACAGCCCGCCACGCGATTGCCAGCGGCAAGCTGGACATGGTCGGCATGACCCGCGCCCATATCGCCGACCCGCATATCATGCGGAAGGTCATGGAAGGGCGTGAGCACGAGATCCGCCCCTGTGTCGGCGCCACATATTGCCTGGACCGCATCTATGAAGGCGGCGAGGCCCTGTGCGTCCACAATGCGGCGACGGGGCGCGAAGCGACGATCCCGCATGTCGTCGGCAATTCCGGTGGGCCCGAGAAACATGTCGTGGTCGTCGGCGCCGGTCCGGCGGGGCTTGAAGCGGCGCGTGTGGCGGGGGAGCGCGGCTACAGGGTAACCATGCTCGAAGCCGCCTCGCAGGCCGGCGGGCAGATTCGGTTGGCGGCACAGAACCCGCGCCGCAAGGAATTGATCGGCATCGTCGACTGGCGGCTTTCACAGTTGGAGCGGCTGGGTGTCGATATCCGCTACGATGCCTGGGCCGAAAAGGACGATGTTCTGGCGCTCGAACCGGACGTGGTCGTGGTCGCGACCGGCGGCATCCCGCAGAACCCGCCATTGGAGGCGGGCGACGCGTTGGTCACATCGAGCTGGGATATTCTTTCGGGGGCGGTCAAACCGGCGGAAAACGTCCTGCTTTACGACGACAATGGCGGTCATCAGGGCATGGGTGCGGCGGAGCTGATCGCCAATGCCGGTTCGAAGCTGGAACTCGTATCGCCCGAGCGGTTCTTCGCGCCGGAAATGGGTGGCCTCAACCATGTGCCCTATATGCGCGTCTTCCACGAGAAGGGTGTGACGGTGACCATAAACACCCGCGTTCGTGCGATACGGCGTGAAGGAAATCAACTGGTTGCGGAATTGCGCTCAGATTTTGCCGAAGGCTGGAAGGTTCAGCGTTTCGTCGACCAGGTCATTGTCGAGCATGGCACGGCGCCGCTCGACGAGCTCTATTGGGCACTGAAGCCGCTGTCGCGGAACGCCGGCGCCGTCGACTATGAAAGCCTGGTCGGCGGCGGCGACATTTTCCCGACACGCAACCCGAACGGTGCCTTCATTCTCTATCGGATCGGCGATGCCGTGGCTTCCCGCAACATCCACGCCGCCATCTATGACGGCATCCGCTTCGGTCTGCGCGTCTGA